The following are encoded in a window of Aerococcus sanguinicola genomic DNA:
- the ftsA gene encoding cell division protein FtsA, whose translation MVQPKVYASLDIGTTSVKVVVAEYVNQHLNVIGVGSERSEGLSRGVIVDIDKTVEAIKSAVRQAERKSNCEIKNVIVGVPCNQVNIEPCYGMIAVANENREITDKDVNNVLSAAKVRAVPPEREIISVIPEEFVVDGFDGIRDPRGMIGVRLELYASMITGTKTIIHNIRRCVENAGLNIADLVVQPLATAAAALSEGERDFGTIIIDMGGGQTSASVIHDKQLKFAYIDQEGGEYITKDISTVLNTTTENAEQIKLEYGYADSRHTSENEFFPVEIIGKKEPAKVDEHYLSEIIEARVMQILETIKRALDQVEAFDLPGGVVITGGAAALPGVIDLASEYFGTEVRFYIPEHVGLRNPMFATAVGLVEYASGLEEIYHVAQGYNFDNRSRDAAKQEEESYTRPQVRAYEPEVDHEVQAESVPEAPYASYEEELHEEESRGTRQAADHAAKEGNEGFADKVKSFFEDIFN comes from the coding sequence ATGGTGCAACCAAAAGTTTATGCGAGTCTCGATATTGGAACCACTTCAGTAAAAGTTGTTGTTGCCGAATATGTGAACCAGCACCTGAATGTTATCGGTGTTGGGAGTGAACGTTCAGAAGGCTTGAGCCGGGGTGTGATTGTGGATATCGACAAAACGGTCGAAGCCATCAAGAGCGCTGTCCGTCAAGCTGAACGCAAGTCAAACTGTGAAATCAAAAACGTCATTGTTGGCGTACCATGTAATCAAGTGAACATAGAACCTTGTTATGGGATGATTGCAGTGGCAAATGAGAACCGTGAAATCACGGATAAAGATGTCAACAATGTCCTATCTGCAGCTAAAGTACGTGCAGTTCCACCAGAACGGGAGATCATTTCGGTGATCCCTGAAGAGTTCGTGGTTGATGGTTTTGATGGCATCCGCGACCCACGTGGAATGATTGGCGTTCGTTTAGAACTCTATGCGAGCATGATTACGGGGACCAAGACGATTATTCACAATATTCGCCGCTGTGTTGAGAATGCGGGCTTGAATATTGCCGACTTGGTCGTTCAGCCCCTAGCAACAGCAGCTGCAGCCTTATCTGAAGGGGAAAGAGATTTCGGAACGATTATTATCGATATGGGTGGTGGCCAAACGAGCGCCAGCGTTATCCATGACAAGCAATTAAAATTTGCCTACATCGACCAAGAGGGTGGGGAGTATATCACTAAGGATATCTCCACTGTCCTAAACACAACCACCGAGAATGCAGAGCAGATTAAGTTGGAATACGGCTATGCGGATTCCCGCCATACCAGCGAGAATGAATTTTTCCCGGTTGAAATTATCGGCAAAAAAGAACCCGCTAAGGTAGACGAACACTATCTTTCTGAAATTATCGAAGCTCGCGTGATGCAAATTTTGGAAACGATTAAACGTGCCTTAGACCAAGTCGAAGCCTTTGACCTACCTGGTGGCGTGGTTATCACGGGTGGGGCTGCTGCTCTGCCTGGCGTGATTGACCTGGCTTCAGAGTATTTTGGAACGGAAGTGCGTTTCTATATTCCTGAGCATGTAGGTTTGCGCAACCCGATGTTCGCGACGGCAGTTGGCCTGGTGGAATACGCATCGGGTCTCGAAGAAATTTACCATGTGGCCCAAGGTTATAACTTTGACAACCGGAGCCGGGACGCAGCTAAGCAAGAGGAAGAAAGCTATACCCGCCCTCAAGTCCGGGCTTACGAGCCGGAAGTCGACCATGAAGTTCAAGCAGAGAGCGTTCCTGAAGCGCCTTATGCTAGCTATGAAGAAGAGCTTCATGAAGAAGAAAGCAGGGGCACTCGCCAAGCAGCCGACCATGCGGCTAAAGAAGGCAATGAAGGCTTCGCTGATAAAGTGAAGAGCTTTTTTGAAGATATCTTTAACTAA
- the mraY gene encoding phospho-N-acetylmuramoyl-pentapeptide-transferase yields the protein MLLSFIFCYAITTLAMPFFIKYMHKKQFGQAIREEGPAWHQAKSGTPAMGGLVFLGASVLTVLMMSIVQQHWSNSAWALVIALLFFGGIGFADDFLKIFKKQNEGLSSKQKFVLQLLGSALMFFIFVLFGLEVEIPIFNIASLSHPILIFFFLLFWITGFSNAFNLTDGLDGLSSGCGIISFAAYLTMALQAGEQGIALFCVTMIAALLGFILFNVKPAKIFMGDVGSLALGAVLAVLSLLIGNPWTLLFAGIIYVAETASVILQVASFKLTGKRIFKMSPIHHHFEMLGWSEWKVDLVFWAVQIIGALIAIAIF from the coding sequence ATGCTATTAAGTTTCATTTTCTGCTATGCCATCACCACGCTGGCCATGCCTTTCTTTATCAAGTACATGCACAAGAAACAGTTTGGACAAGCCATCCGTGAAGAAGGGCCGGCCTGGCACCAAGCCAAGAGTGGGACCCCAGCCATGGGGGGGCTGGTCTTTTTGGGGGCCAGTGTGCTCACTGTCTTGATGATGAGTATTGTCCAACAGCACTGGTCTAACAGTGCTTGGGCCCTTGTCATCGCCCTCCTTTTCTTTGGTGGAATTGGTTTCGCGGATGACTTTCTGAAGATTTTCAAGAAGCAAAATGAGGGCTTATCTTCCAAGCAGAAGTTTGTCCTCCAGCTCTTGGGTTCGGCACTGATGTTCTTTATCTTTGTCCTCTTTGGCTTGGAAGTTGAAATCCCTATCTTCAACATCGCCAGCCTGAGCCATCCCATCTTGATTTTCTTTTTCTTACTTTTTTGGATCACCGGCTTTTCCAATGCCTTTAACCTTACCGATGGGCTGGACGGCCTATCGTCAGGTTGTGGGATTATTTCTTTTGCTGCTTATTTGACCATGGCTCTCCAAGCCGGCGAGCAAGGCATTGCCCTCTTCTGTGTGACCATGATCGCCGCCTTGCTCGGTTTTATCCTCTTCAATGTGAAGCCAGCCAAGATCTTTATGGGGGATGTGGGCTCTTTGGCCTTGGGAGCGGTGCTCGCCGTTCTCTCTCTTTTGATTGGTAACCCGTGGACGCTGCTCTTTGCTGGGATTATTTATGTGGCAGAGACGGCCAGCGTGATCTTGCAGGTGGCTTCTTTCAAATTGACAGGCAAGCGGATCTTTAAGATGAGTCCTATCCACCACCACTTTGAGATGCTAGGTTGGTCCGAATGGAAGGTCGACCTAGTCTTCTGGGCTGTTCAAATTATCGGCGCACTGATCGCCATCGCTATCTTCTAG
- the rsmH gene encoding 16S rRNA (cytosine(1402)-N(4))-methyltransferase RsmH, which translates to MTEDFKHITVLREESVEALQVKADGIYVDCTLGGGGHSRLILDYLSDQGRLYAFDQDLTAIQHAEERFAEEIAQGKLQLIHRNFRYLKEELARLDVDGVDGVLYDLGVSSPQLDQVERGFSYHQNAPLDMRMDQTAPLTAEDIVNDWSYDQLVKIFYRYGEEKFAKQIARQIERRRQDHRIKETGELVELIKEAIPAPARRKGGHPAKRVFQAIRIAVNDELGAVEDSLEAALDLLKVGGRISCISFQSLEDRIAKQLFKDASTVDQPPANIPILAQDLEEASYRLVTRKPIYPSKEELAHNPRAQSAKLRVIERIND; encoded by the coding sequence GTGACAGAAGACTTTAAACATATTACCGTGCTGCGTGAGGAAAGCGTGGAGGCCCTGCAGGTTAAAGCAGATGGCATCTATGTGGATTGTACCTTGGGCGGTGGGGGCCATAGCCGGCTGATTTTAGATTACTTGTCTGACCAAGGCCGGCTCTACGCCTTTGACCAGGACCTCACAGCTATCCAACATGCAGAAGAACGTTTTGCTGAGGAAATCGCCCAAGGCAAGCTGCAATTGATCCACCGCAACTTCCGCTATCTCAAGGAAGAATTGGCGCGTTTGGACGTTGACGGTGTGGATGGTGTCCTCTATGACCTGGGCGTCTCGTCCCCCCAGCTGGACCAAGTCGAGCGGGGTTTTAGCTACCACCAGAACGCGCCCTTGGACATGCGGATGGACCAAACAGCGCCTTTGACGGCCGAAGATATTGTCAACGACTGGTCCTATGACCAGCTAGTTAAGATCTTTTACCGCTATGGTGAAGAGAAGTTTGCCAAGCAGATTGCCCGGCAGATTGAACGCCGCCGCCAGGACCACCGGATCAAGGAAACCGGCGAATTAGTCGAGCTCATTAAAGAAGCCATTCCAGCTCCTGCCCGGCGTAAAGGCGGTCACCCGGCTAAACGGGTCTTCCAAGCCATTCGAATTGCAGTTAACGATGAACTCGGAGCTGTGGAAGATTCCTTGGAAGCGGCTTTAGACTTGCTCAAGGTCGGTGGCCGGATTTCCTGCATTAGCTTCCAATCCCTTGAGGACCGGATCGCTAAGCAGCTCTTCAAGGACGCCTCGACGGTCGACCAACCACCGGCCAATATTCCAATCCTCGCCCAGGATCTGGAAGAAGCCTCTTACCGCTTGGTCACCCGCAAACCAATCTATCCATCAAAAGAAGAACTGGCCCATAATCCACGGGCCCAAAGCGCTAAATTGCGTGTTATCGAAAGAATTAACGATTAA
- a CDS encoding DUF3397 family protein codes for MEAFTWFEIILYILPILTIILVAKYGKPYLSDGKHINLVVIDVVHPILWLCFHLVSQLVLHWSFLPIVLGIVSVLALAILAIQFRDNLPFTPGRFLRRLSNLSFIIVFLLYYGFVFYRIFALIFA; via the coding sequence ATGGAAGCTTTTACTTGGTTTGAAATTATTCTCTATATCCTTCCCATCCTCACTATTATTTTGGTGGCCAAATATGGGAAGCCTTATTTGAGTGATGGCAAGCACATTAACTTAGTGGTGATTGATGTGGTCCATCCGATTCTCTGGCTCTGCTTCCACCTCGTCTCTCAGTTGGTCCTCCACTGGTCCTTCCTGCCTATTGTGCTCGGTATCGTTTCTGTTCTGGCCCTGGCCATCCTCGCCATCCAGTTCCGCGATAACCTGCCCTTCACACCGGGACGCTTCCTGCGCCGGCTATCTAACCTAAGCTTTATCATCGTTTTCCTTCTCTATTACGGCTTTGTTTTCTATCGGATCTTCGCTTTGATCTTCGCCTAG
- the ftsL gene encoding cell division protein FtsL, whose protein sequence is MGLFALHPEQASLAYAMPAEKAAPLEDQPSSPKKSQVHLVQKPAHKVHSQKRFLTTADWIKLISMFMVTAACLIFLVASKAQYMQADQELKGIQAQISDVQNNKNNIQQKVNELGNYDRVMEVAKDQGLTMDEDNIRNVEE, encoded by the coding sequence ATGGGACTCTTCGCACTACACCCAGAACAAGCCAGTCTTGCCTATGCCATGCCAGCTGAGAAGGCGGCCCCCTTGGAGGACCAGCCGTCTAGCCCCAAGAAAAGTCAGGTTCACCTGGTCCAAAAGCCAGCCCATAAAGTACACAGTCAGAAGCGTTTTCTGACGACGGCGGACTGGATCAAATTGATCAGCATGTTCATGGTGACCGCTGCCTGCCTGATCTTTCTCGTTGCCAGCAAGGCCCAGTACATGCAGGCCGACCAGGAACTCAAAGGCATCCAGGCTCAAATTTCGGATGTACAGAATAATAAGAATAATATCCAACAGAAGGTCAACGAACTCGGCAACTATGACCGGGTCATGGAGGTTGCTAAAGACCAAGGATTGACCATGGATGAAGACAATATAAGGAATGTGGAAGAATGA
- a CDS encoding penicillin-binding protein, translated as MKTSQEQRKERRQFLHWMLIAVAVLFASLILRFAFIMLGGHVNGVDLEQSAQAMYQRSSILTAKRGTIYDIGGNPLALDATSYSLYAVLTEAWQDAEHVTAETRDHTAEVLSQHLDMDKEEILKILSTKNVNQVEFGNAGSDLSYAQMDAIRQEKLPGIEFRETPSRSYPNGVFASHLVGYAQFKQAENAMDDRLVGQLGLEKNKDQELQGKNGYVSFSKAEQNDQEEEAADDQIAPVDGQNLYTTLDSRLQTYLETLVTQVNDTYKPENLTAMLVDPKTGKIAAATQRPTFNPQTREGLDTMWKNLLVEESFEPGSTMKVLTLAAAIEEGVFDPNATYMSGAISVDGGVIRDYNHVGWGMISQLDGVARSSNVLFVQLVGDMGYDVWKEYMYEFGLMQKPNSVFKEEVAGSMSYDYEIEKVSTGFGQGLRVTPWQMVQAFTAIANGGEMMRLQIIDRMENSQGDLQVVQPEKIAAPISNETAQKTLQYLRRVVEDPQGTGQMYAVEGTEIAAKTGTAEIYDTDKQAYLSGGFNYLYSVVGFAPADNPQYILYLTIKKPKMAGDGKQPAVMLADIFVPLLTRALDYAKLAETGGYDQAEMIDVTGKNPGAAQQALERHGFLKVEVLGTGKQVIDQSPKPGSNYSMAKKVYLLTDEGVRLPDFSGLTRNESEALAKLLNIPVRIEGEGLVVGQSVDVNTPIESVDQVLLQLQQP; from the coding sequence ATGAAAACAAGTCAAGAGCAAAGAAAAGAGCGGCGTCAATTCCTGCATTGGATGCTGATCGCTGTTGCCGTCCTCTTCGCTAGCTTGATCTTGAGATTTGCCTTTATTATGCTCGGTGGCCATGTCAATGGCGTAGACCTCGAGCAGAGCGCCCAAGCCATGTATCAACGAAGTAGTATCTTAACGGCTAAACGGGGGACCATCTATGATATCGGTGGCAACCCCCTAGCCCTGGATGCTACTTCTTATTCATTGTATGCCGTCTTGACCGAGGCTTGGCAGGACGCTGAACACGTTACCGCTGAAACGCGTGACCATACGGCTGAGGTCTTGAGCCAGCACTTGGATATGGATAAGGAAGAGATCCTGAAGATCCTCTCAACCAAGAATGTTAACCAGGTAGAATTCGGCAATGCCGGGTCAGACCTCTCCTATGCCCAAATGGACGCCATCCGCCAGGAAAAATTACCCGGCATTGAATTTAGAGAAACACCGAGCCGGTCCTATCCCAATGGGGTCTTTGCTTCCCATCTGGTCGGCTACGCCCAGTTCAAGCAGGCTGAGAATGCTATGGATGACCGCTTAGTCGGCCAGTTGGGTCTGGAGAAGAACAAGGACCAGGAACTCCAAGGCAAGAATGGCTATGTGAGCTTCAGCAAGGCCGAGCAAAATGACCAGGAAGAGGAGGCGGCAGATGACCAAATCGCCCCTGTGGATGGACAGAACCTCTACACGACCCTGGACTCTCGCTTGCAAACCTATTTAGAGACTCTGGTGACCCAGGTCAATGACACCTACAAGCCAGAGAACCTAACAGCCATGCTGGTGGACCCCAAGACCGGTAAGATCGCAGCGGCTACCCAGCGCCCTACCTTTAACCCGCAGACCCGGGAAGGGTTGGATACCATGTGGAAGAACCTGCTCGTTGAAGAATCTTTCGAGCCGGGCTCTACCATGAAGGTCCTGACCCTGGCAGCGGCCATTGAAGAAGGGGTCTTTGATCCCAATGCGACCTATATGTCAGGAGCTATCAGCGTGGATGGTGGCGTGATCCGCGACTACAACCATGTCGGCTGGGGTATGATCAGTCAGCTGGACGGGGTAGCCCGGTCCTCCAACGTGCTCTTTGTCCAATTAGTGGGCGATATGGGCTATGATGTTTGGAAGGAATACATGTACGAATTTGGCCTCATGCAAAAACCTAACTCCGTCTTCAAGGAAGAGGTGGCAGGGTCCATGTCCTATGACTATGAAATTGAAAAAGTCTCAACCGGTTTCGGTCAGGGCCTCCGTGTAACGCCTTGGCAGATGGTCCAGGCCTTCACTGCCATTGCTAATGGGGGCGAGATGATGCGCCTACAAATTATCGACCGAATGGAAAACAGCCAGGGCGACTTGCAAGTGGTCCAACCCGAGAAGATTGCCGCTCCAATCTCTAATGAAACGGCCCAAAAGACTCTCCAATACCTGCGCCGGGTGGTCGAAGATCCTCAGGGTACAGGACAAATGTATGCCGTGGAAGGCACTGAGATTGCGGCTAAGACGGGGACGGCTGAAATCTATGATACGGACAAGCAGGCCTATCTGAGTGGGGGCTTTAACTACCTCTATTCGGTAGTTGGTTTTGCCCCAGCTGATAATCCCCAATACATTCTCTACCTCACCATCAAAAAACCGAAGATGGCAGGGGATGGTAAGCAACCGGCAGTCATGCTAGCAGATATCTTTGTTCCCCTATTAACACGGGCCCTAGATTATGCTAAGCTAGCTGAGACAGGAGGCTATGACCAGGCTGAGATGATCGACGTGACCGGGAAGAATCCGGGCGCTGCCCAACAAGCATTAGAGCGCCACGGCTTCCTCAAGGTGGAAGTCCTGGGCACTGGCAAGCAGGTCATCGACCAGTCACCTAAGCCAGGGAGTAACTATTCTATGGCTAAGAAGGTCTATCTCTTGACTGATGAAGGGGTCCGCCTGCCAGACTTTAGCGGTCTGACACGCAACGAGAGCGAGGCACTAGCCAAGCTCCTCAATATCCCGGTGCGGATTGAGGGCGAAGGTCTCGTCGTCGGTCAGAGTGTGGACGTGAACACACCGATTGAATCAGTCGACCAAGTCCTCCTACAACTCCAACAACCTTAA
- the murG gene encoding undecaprenyldiphospho-muramoylpentapeptide beta-N-acetylglucosaminyltransferase: MRVVLSGGGTGGHIYPALALQKNILAHYPDAEFLYIGTAQGMEAKIVPEQGIPFKTVRIQGLKRSLSMDNLKTALYMLQSVSAARKLLKDFQPDVVVGTGGYVCAPVLYAASHLGLPTVIHEQNSVAGITNKFLSRYVDKIAICFDRVKADFSRYAHKIVYTGNPRAQEVAAISDKVDLTEYGLVNNRPTLLIFGGSRGAQRINDAVMASLEAFTKRPYQVLIATGEIYYDDYQKEFDHLDQLTNVKVVPYIKNMPQLFNTVDLVVCRSGATTLTELTALGTPSLLIPSPNVTGNHQQRNAESLVDHRAAKMLLEEDLNNDLFLEMIDELMADDIQRVQMSQQARLLGVPDAADRLRRVLETAIEEK; encoded by the coding sequence ATGCGTGTTGTCTTATCGGGTGGCGGAACGGGAGGCCATATCTATCCTGCGCTCGCCTTACAGAAGAATATACTAGCCCATTACCCAGATGCCGAATTCCTCTATATCGGGACCGCCCAGGGAATGGAAGCCAAGATTGTGCCAGAACAGGGGATCCCCTTCAAGACAGTCCGGATCCAAGGCCTGAAACGGTCGCTGTCAATGGATAATCTGAAGACAGCTCTCTATATGCTCCAGAGTGTCTCAGCGGCCCGCAAGCTCTTAAAAGACTTCCAGCCCGATGTCGTGGTCGGCACAGGGGGCTATGTCTGCGCGCCTGTCCTCTACGCCGCTTCGCATTTGGGCCTGCCAACCGTGATTCATGAGCAGAACTCAGTAGCTGGGATTACCAATAAGTTTTTAAGTCGTTATGTGGATAAGATTGCAATTTGCTTCGACCGGGTCAAGGCGGATTTTAGCCGCTATGCTCATAAGATTGTCTACACCGGCAATCCCCGGGCCCAGGAAGTGGCTGCTATCTCTGACAAGGTTGATTTGACGGAATATGGGCTGGTCAACAATCGTCCGACGCTCCTGATCTTCGGGGGGAGCCGGGGCGCTCAGCGGATCAACGATGCAGTTATGGCCTCGCTGGAAGCTTTCACCAAGCGGCCCTACCAAGTCCTGATCGCCACGGGTGAGATCTATTATGATGATTATCAAAAAGAATTTGACCATTTGGACCAGCTGACCAATGTCAAGGTGGTTCCTTATATCAAGAACATGCCCCAACTCTTTAATACGGTGGACCTGGTTGTCTGCCGGTCAGGGGCAACGACCTTAACTGAACTAACGGCTCTGGGGACGCCGAGCCTGCTGATTCCAAGCCCTAATGTGACGGGCAACCACCAGCAGCGCAATGCTGAGTCCCTGGTCGACCACCGGGCAGCCAAGATGCTCTTAGAAGAGGACCTGAATAATGATCTCTTCCTGGAAATGATTGACGAATTGATGGCCGACGACATCCAGCGGGTACAGATGAGCCAACAAGCCCGACTCCTCGGAGTACCAGATGCAGCGGACCGTCTCCGCCGGGTCCTGGAGACAGCCATCGAAGAAAAATAA
- the mraZ gene encoding division/cell wall cluster transcriptional repressor MraZ has product MLMGEYKHNIDSKGRLIIPAKLREELGELFVLTRGLDACIFAYPLSTWEQIQSKLKDLPLVKRQARAFTRFFYSAAVEVSVDKQGRVNIPQVLLDHAQIEKACQIVGVMDRVEIWSSDTWQAYQDELDDSFEDIAEELFDLGL; this is encoded by the coding sequence ATGTTAATGGGCGAGTACAAACATAATATCGATAGCAAGGGTCGTCTAATTATTCCAGCGAAACTGCGGGAAGAATTAGGGGAGCTTTTTGTGCTTACCCGGGGGCTCGATGCCTGCATCTTCGCCTATCCCTTGTCCACTTGGGAGCAGATCCAGTCGAAATTAAAGGACCTGCCCTTGGTGAAACGCCAGGCCCGGGCCTTCACCCGCTTCTTTTATTCAGCAGCGGTTGAGGTTTCGGTCGACAAGCAGGGTCGGGTTAACATTCCCCAGGTCTTATTGGACCATGCCCAGATTGAGAAGGCTTGCCAGATTGTGGGCGTTATGGACCGGGTAGAAATCTGGAGTAGCGACACTTGGCAGGCCTACCAAGATGAACTGGATGATAGCTTTGAAGATATTGCTGAAGAATTATTTGACTTAGGTTTATAG
- the murD gene encoding UDP-N-acetylmuramoyl-L-alanine--D-glutamate ligase, with product MEERLEINRESLKNKKVLVLGLAMTGMSVVRHLTDLGAFVTVNDIKPLEENKEAQTLIEENVRVIAGSHPVELLEEDFAFMVKNPGIPYSNPMVQAAQAKGLPVYTDIELVGQLTSAEIIGITGSNGKTTTASLTFQILEAATDLPGKNYLAGNIGLAALDVALDAKASDRLVLELSSFQLMGTCSFKPKIAAITNLYPTHLDYHGSIEGYLEAKWQITAQQEASDYLILNADQEVLWDKRHETQAQVIPVSLTGQSREGAWYDRAHQRLMWREEAVVERDQVFIPGDHNVQNALVAMAIAKLLGVSNTAIQAACQSFHGVAHRMQFVLDYQGRRFYNDSKATNNNAAKTALRSFQAPIVWVAGGLDRGLGLEDLKPELGQVKAMVVMGQTADRFAKLAEDMEIPYVHAKNIEEATDLAYAQSQAGDVILLSPACASWDQYLNFEMRGERFVQAAKHLAQSKKDH from the coding sequence ATGGAAGAAAGACTAGAAATTAATCGGGAATCGCTAAAAAATAAAAAAGTCCTAGTCCTAGGACTGGCCATGACAGGGATGAGTGTGGTTAGACACCTGACGGACCTGGGCGCCTTTGTCACTGTGAATGATATCAAGCCCTTAGAAGAAAATAAGGAAGCCCAGACCCTGATCGAAGAGAATGTCCGGGTCATTGCGGGCTCGCACCCGGTGGAATTGCTGGAGGAAGACTTTGCCTTTATGGTCAAAAATCCTGGCATTCCCTATAGTAATCCCATGGTCCAGGCCGCCCAAGCTAAAGGCCTGCCGGTCTACACGGATATTGAGTTGGTCGGCCAACTGACGTCAGCTGAAATCATTGGTATCACGGGGTCTAACGGCAAGACCACCACCGCTTCCTTGACCTTCCAAATCCTAGAAGCTGCAACGGACTTGCCGGGCAAGAACTACCTGGCAGGGAATATCGGTCTAGCGGCCCTGGATGTGGCCCTGGATGCCAAGGCGAGCGATCGCTTGGTGCTCGAGCTTTCCAGTTTCCAATTGATGGGGACCTGCAGCTTCAAGCCTAAGATTGCTGCTATTACCAATCTGTATCCGACGCATTTGGACTACCACGGCAGTATCGAAGGGTATCTGGAAGCCAAGTGGCAGATTACGGCCCAGCAGGAGGCATCCGATTACCTGATTTTGAACGCCGACCAGGAAGTGCTCTGGGACAAGCGGCATGAGACCCAAGCCCAAGTTATTCCCGTTTCACTAACGGGTCAGTCTCGGGAAGGAGCTTGGTACGATCGGGCTCACCAGCGCTTGATGTGGCGAGAAGAAGCCGTTGTCGAGCGGGACCAGGTCTTTATTCCTGGCGACCATAATGTCCAAAATGCCCTAGTAGCGATGGCCATTGCTAAATTATTAGGTGTTTCCAATACGGCCATTCAAGCCGCTTGCCAGAGCTTCCATGGGGTAGCCCACCGGATGCAATTTGTTTTGGACTACCAAGGTCGTCGCTTCTATAATGACTCCAAGGCAACTAATAACAATGCCGCGAAGACAGCTTTGCGCAGCTTCCAAGCCCCTATCGTTTGGGTTGCAGGAGGCCTCGACCGGGGTCTTGGCTTAGAGGACTTGAAGCCCGAACTCGGCCAGGTCAAGGCCATGGTCGTGATGGGGCAGACAGCTGACCGCTTTGCCAAGCTGGCTGAAGATATGGAAATCCCTTATGTCCATGCCAAGAATATCGAAGAAGCGACTGACTTAGCCTATGCCCAGAGCCAAGCCGGCGATGTGATCTTGCTCTCGCCAGCTTGTGCCTCTTGGGACCAGTACCTCAATTTCGAAATGCGGGGCGAGCGTTTTGTCCAAGCAGCCAAGCACTTAGCCCAAAGTAAAAAGGATCATTAA
- a CDS encoding cell division protein FtsQ/DivIB: MDWEKERRRYKNKAHPSRSRVSGREEGQPSPASSHQSQASSAGQPKKQARSATQKPQAPKQQGRRIKVWRSVKDQFGRQDKGQAKPKPPKQKKKAKVPAKTRWAYYGFFIFLLLVASYLASPLNHVRNIQVRGTRQIKEEDLVRVSGLHPSMSLGRVESLQESAMQRINAAYPQVQSVNIQLDDQRNVLINVQEHRVVGYVKKKDFYYPVLENQMILDKALSEPDKQLPVFEGFDDGQILKLAEQLGKLPDRILQQIGSIHNISTADYPNHLALKMRDGNIVTGFMLKFVDYLQYYDQVLEILDGQKGLLDMDLGIFFTELTPANNPFASPEEKEVYEAAHPSPAQEDRQEIEVKAEGDQAEASAEADHSSSASSQSQVSTSDSSGTGSAASTASQETPDQAPASQVAPASQASGAQASSQASSQAQ; the protein is encoded by the coding sequence ATGGACTGGGAGAAAGAAAGACGACGTTATAAAAATAAAGCACACCCCTCAAGATCCCGGGTTAGTGGCCGGGAGGAAGGCCAGCCGTCGCCAGCTTCCTCGCACCAGTCGCAAGCAAGCTCTGCAGGCCAGCCGAAAAAGCAGGCCCGATCAGCCACCCAAAAGCCCCAAGCGCCAAAGCAACAGGGACGGCGGATTAAAGTTTGGCGGTCGGTCAAAGACCAATTCGGACGTCAGGACAAGGGCCAGGCCAAGCCTAAACCGCCTAAGCAAAAGAAAAAAGCCAAGGTACCGGCTAAGACACGCTGGGCCTATTATGGCTTCTTTATCTTTCTTCTCTTAGTCGCCAGCTACTTGGCCTCGCCCCTCAATCATGTGCGCAACATCCAAGTGCGGGGGACGCGGCAGATCAAGGAAGAAGACCTGGTCCGGGTATCCGGCCTCCATCCTTCCATGAGCCTAGGCCGGGTGGAATCCCTCCAAGAAAGCGCCATGCAGCGGATTAATGCTGCCTATCCCCAAGTTCAGAGCGTGAACATCCAATTGGACGACCAGCGCAATGTCTTGATCAATGTCCAAGAACACCGGGTAGTCGGTTACGTGAAGAAGAAGGACTTCTACTATCCGGTCTTAGAAAACCAGATGATCTTGGATAAGGCCCTGTCTGAACCCGACAAGCAATTGCCGGTCTTTGAAGGCTTCGATGACGGGCAGATCCTTAAACTCGCGGAGCAGCTAGGCAAACTGCCAGATCGTATCCTCCAGCAGATTGGATCGATCCACAATATCTCAACGGCTGATTACCCCAACCACCTCGCTCTAAAGATGCGGGACGGGAATATTGTTACGGGCTTTATGCTGAAATTTGTGGACTACCTCCAGTACTATGACCAAGTTCTGGAAATCTTGGACGGGCAAAAAGGACTCTTGGATATGGACCTGGGTATTTTCTTTACCGAATTGACACCAGCCAATAATCCATTTGCGAGTCCAGAAGAGAAGGAAGTCTATGAAGCTGCCCACCCATCGCCTGCCCAGGAGGACCGGCAAGAAATTGAAGTCAAGGCAGAGGGGGACCAAGCAGAGGCAAGTGCTGAAGCGGATCACTCATCCAGTGCTTCAAGCCAGAGTCAGGTCAGCACATCCGATTCATCTGGCACAGGCAGTGCAGCGAGCACGGCCAGCCAGGAGACTCCTGACCAGGCTCCGGCTAGCCAGGTCGCACCAGCTAGCCAAGCAAGTGGAGCTCAGGCCAGCAGCCAAGCTTCAAGCCAGGCCCAATAG